A stretch of Triticum aestivum cultivar Chinese Spring chromosome 1D, IWGSC CS RefSeq v2.1, whole genome shotgun sequence DNA encodes these proteins:
- the LOC123161096 gene encoding uncharacterized protein: MATGVEPTIDVKVFVDKERGKVLFAESGKEFVDVLFGFLTLPLGTVVRLLGGQSQVGCLDELYRSVEGLSTDLFRTEACKAMLLRPINAAAKQCCQLTVRVDDTKHREVYVCADTSCSVTAFSSVTGAVCNCGGMKFIVTDDLNVAPASTSLMLSLLDKFQVPDPSCLEQMTLQFSSVKIIDLLRRSLTSQNPLTGHYLDVAPDDSVVDMLPEYLHPEEQDNEAEHSLVNASLRVLQTKNNSKVLYAEVGGDLVDLLFGLLTIPLGSIVKTYGKSASKGCLDNLYTSIAGSAHGCLRPECQNLLLSPMLAPYFGYGASKMLQVEELAPDKLDINACFKCFKSRGFANHYLCHVEPWCNYQKRYVKICYEKGKTTKLCELDPKTPEGGCEEAAYVKQGPQKFIVTDDLHVLPLSLASTLQVVIEAKLQRKDLVEKEVALTKPQVMELLRAALVTHRALSTVLLPAKINKKLHYHSFGLY, translated from the exons ATGGCGACCGGAGTAGAACCGACGATCGACGTGAAGGTTTTCGTGGACAAGGAGAGGGGCAAGGTGCTCTTtgcggagtccggcaaggagttcgTCGACGTTCTCTTCGGCTTCCTCACGCTGCCCCTCGGCACCGTCGTCCGCCTCCTCGGCGGGCAGTCTCAGGTGGGATGCCTCGACGAGCTGTACAGGAGCGTCGAGGGGCTCTCCACCGACCTGTTCAGGACAGAGGCTTGCAAGGCGATGCTGCTCAGGCCCATCAACGCTGCAGCAAAGCAGTGCTGTCAGTTGACGGTCAGAGTCGACGACACCAAGCACAGGGAGGTTTACGTCTGCGCTGACACGAGCTGCAGTGTCACCGCGTTCAGCTCCGTCACCGGCGCCGTCTGCAACTGCG GAGGTATGAAGTTTATCGTCACTGATGATCTCAATGTTGCACCGGCCTCAACTTCTCTCATGCTGTCCCTTCTGGACAAATTTCAAGTGCCAGATCCCTCCTGTCTTGAGCAAATGACACTCCAGTTTAGTTCAGTCAAG ATAATTGACCTGCTCAGGAGGTCATTAACGTCGCAGAACCCGTTAACTGGTCATTATCTTGACGTCGCGCCTGATGATTCAGTAGTGGATATGCTCCCTGAGTACTTGCATCCTGAAGAACAAGATAATGAGGCTGAGCACTCACTAGTTAATGCCAGCCTAAGGGTTCTTCAGACAAAGAACAACTCCAAGGTGTTGTACGCCGAAGTTGGCGGCGATTTGGTGGATCTTCTCTTTGGATTACTGACCATACCTCTAGGATCCATAGTGAAAACATATGGGAAATCTGCATCTAAAGGATGTCTTGACAATCTTTACACTAGCATAGCTGGAAGTGCTCATGGATGCTTGAGGCCAGAATGCCAGAACTTGCTATTGTCCCCAATGCTGGCACCTTATTTTGGCTACGGTGCTAGTAAGATGCTTCAAGTTGAAGAACTAGCTCCAGATAAGCTGGATATAAATGCATGCTTCAAGTGCTTCAAGAGTCGTGGATTTGCAAATCATTACCTTTGTCATGTTGAACCATGGTGCAACTACCAAAAACGCTATGTCAAAATTTGTTATGAAAAAGGGAAGACCACAAAGCTCTGTGAGTTGGATCCAAAAACACCAGAGGGAGGATGTGAAGAAGCAGCATATGTAAAGCAGGGACCTCAGAAATTCATTGTGACTGATGATCTGCATGTTCTTCCTCTGTCCTTAGCAAGCACTCTGCAAGTTGTTATTGAAGCCAAACTTCAGAGAAAGGACCTTGTGGAGAAAGAAGTCGCCCTTACAAAACCCCAG GTTATGGAGCTACTCAGAGCTGCCTTGGTGACTCACAGAGCTCTTAGCACCGTGCTTCTGCCCGCCAAGATCAACAAGAAGCTGCATTACCACAGCTTCGGTCTATATTAG